The proteins below are encoded in one region of Myxocyprinus asiaticus isolate MX2 ecotype Aquarium Trade chromosome 13, UBuf_Myxa_2, whole genome shotgun sequence:
- the LOC127450895 gene encoding uncharacterized protein LOC127450895 isoform X1 has protein sequence MTKLDRLNTFMAERLMAAVKEIMFTVGKTVREYEEETGRIRSENERLKEMLRDSGCFPDHTNTAPVQSYQPVSPGQPRWILSQNEEPESLEEIQQDQSQCEQHPHIKPELEYSANNYQESAANDNEDSQCADHTETSPVDNEMINCNFSTKVKAEFINSGLCSRDSERSTEDPYQSWSSHSPGLPLGTADLYRVHNSNQPTINTNEAPPTGSQHSGLSQDPHYFSYHNILCTNSSYCNSKCCEMQKRTIAKSSPVWRYFSLKEGDCSKAVCLMCKAIISRGRKEYTTSALLKHLRMKHGKC, from the exons ATGACTAAACTGGACCGTCTGAACACTTTCATGGCCGAGCGCTTGATGGCAGCGGTGAAGGAGATCATGTTCACAGTCGGCAAGACAGTTCGGGAGTACGAGGAGGAAACGGGACGAATCAGAAGCGAAAATGAACGGCTGAAAGAAATGTTACGAGACTCAGGATGCTTCCCTGATCACACAAACACTG CCCCTGTGCAGTCTTATCAGCCTGTCTCCCCTGGGCAGCCCAGATGGATACTCAGCCAGAATGAGGAACCAGAATCCCTTGAAGAGATCCAGCAGGACCAGAGCCAATGTGAACAACATCCGCACATAAAACCAGAACTTGAGTACTCTGCCAACAATTACCAAGAATCTGCAGCTAATGACAATGAGGACTCGCAGTGTGCCGATCACACTGAAACAAGTCCTGTTGATAATGAGATGATAAACTGTAATTTCTCAACCAAAGTCAAAGCTGAATTCATAAACTCTGGCTTGTGTTCACGCGATTCTGAAAGGAGCACTGAAGATCCATATCAGAGTTGGTCATCACATAGTCCAGGCCTGCCTTTAGGTACAGCGGACCTCTACAGAGTACATAACTCGAATCAGCCAACAATCAATACCAATGAAGCTCCGCCCACAGGATCCCAGCATAGTGGTTTATCTCAAGATCCTCATTACTTTTCATATCACAACATATTATGTACCAACAGTTCCTACTGTAACAGTAAATGCTGTGAAATGCAAAAGAGGACAATAGCCAAATCAAGCCCTGTATGGAGGTATTTCTCTCTGAAAGAGGGAGATTGTAGCAAAGCAGTGTGTCTTATGTGTAAAGCCATCATATCCCGTGGTCGGAAAGAGTACACAACATCTGCTCTTTTAAAGCACCTTCGCATGAAACATGGTAAATGTTGA
- the LOC127450890 gene encoding zinc finger protein 62 homolog isoform X2 yields MTKLQIINTFLTERLMAALNEIMDMVGGTVLQYEKELDSVQKDNEYLRRRLKETENLIESSGPDVSNPAPESTSQQLKWTSSFETETMPTEIYQNQNQVPNDQFTSTKVEEFSSHADLVTESDISLSCAPDISLPCPPDISLPCPPIRNRLSETDSDFETLTLKDYPCDVKTEPTESLESQLTNANTAYSPIPHCTAQLSATNDISHRSDPNVFILSNSRTDLESPNQINNCSKSKPRTFQMSVSKISPNELKMTCPESGIAHINYSTPHQNTVSGSAKSSAHDAVSTNGPLNVLVNPICHAPFSREIRLGRGRGRGRGKGPGRHICTQCGKLFPHYSRLKVHMRIHTGEKPYACAQCGKRFNNDGTLRNHSRVHLQLRLYDCPVCSRSFKDAYTCRNHMRVHTKSGHAASASAGKLNRT; encoded by the exons ATGACAAAGCTTCAGATCATAAACACGTTTCTGACGGAGCGCCTGATGGCGGCGCTCAATGAAATCATGGACATGGTCGGCGGAACAGTCCTGCAGTATGAGAAAGAGCTGGACAGCGTACAGAAAGACAACGAGTACCTGAGACGAAGACTGAAGGAGACCGAGAATCTCATCGAGTCGAGCG GTCCAGATGTCTCAAACCCTGCACCAGAATCAACTTCACAGCAGCTGAAGTGGACTTCTAGCTTTGAAACAGAAACAATGCCTACAGAGATCTATCAGAACCAGAACCAGGTACCCAATGACCAGTTCACCAGCACAAAGGTGGAAGAGTTCTCCAGCCATGCAGATCTGGTGACTGAATCAGACATCAGTTTGTCTTGTGCCCCAGACATCAGTTTACCTTGTCCCCCAGACATCAGTTTACCTTGTCCCCCAATAAGAAACAGACTGTCTGAAACAGATAGTGACTTTGAAACACTCACTTTAAAAGACTATCCTTGTGATGTTAAAACAGAGCCCACTGAAAGTCTCGAATCACAGTTGACCAATGCTAACACAGCTTACAGTCCGATACCTCATTGCACTGCTCAGTTGTCAGCTACTAATGATATTAGTCACAGGTCTGATCCTAATGTTTTCATACTATCAAATTCCAGAACTGATTTAGAATCACCTAACCAAATCAACAATTGCTCTAAGTCAAAACCTAGAACTTTTCAAATGTCCGTCAGTAAGATCAGCCCCAATGAGTTAAAAATGACTTGTCCAGAATCAGGCATAGCTCACATAAACTACAGCACCCCACATCAAAACACTGTCTCCGGATCAGCTAAGAGCAGTGCTCATGATGCTGTCAGTACCAATGGCCCACTCAATGTTTTAGTCAACCCCATATGTCATGCACCTTTCAGTAGGGAAATCAGGCTGGGAAGGGGAAGAGGCAGAGGAAGAGGGAAAGGTCCAGGAAGACACATATGCACCCAGTGTGGAAAACTGTTCCCTCATTATTCACGACTAAAGGTGCACATGCGCATTCATACAGGGGAGAAGCCGTATGCCTGTGCCCAGTGTGGAAAACGCTTCAACAATGACGGTACTCTGAGGAACCACAGCCGGGTGCATCTGCAGTTGCGTCTATACGACTGTCCAGTGTGTTCACGTAGTTTTAAGGATGCATACACCTGTCGAAATCACATGCGGGTACATACTAAGTCAGGCCATGCTGCTTCGGCCTCAGCGGGCAAATTAAACAGGACTTAA
- the LOC127450890 gene encoding zinc finger protein 62 homolog isoform X1, with protein sequence MTKLQIINTFLTERLMAALNEIMDMVGGTVLQYEKELDSVQKDNEYLRRRLKETENLIESSGIMSLPRKCAVGGSGPDVSNPAPESTSQQLKWTSSFETETMPTEIYQNQNQVPNDQFTSTKVEEFSSHADLVTESDISLSCAPDISLPCPPDISLPCPPIRNRLSETDSDFETLTLKDYPCDVKTEPTESLESQLTNANTAYSPIPHCTAQLSATNDISHRSDPNVFILSNSRTDLESPNQINNCSKSKPRTFQMSVSKISPNELKMTCPESGIAHINYSTPHQNTVSGSAKSSAHDAVSTNGPLNVLVNPICHAPFSREIRLGRGRGRGRGKGPGRHICTQCGKLFPHYSRLKVHMRIHTGEKPYACAQCGKRFNNDGTLRNHSRVHLQLRLYDCPVCSRSFKDAYTCRNHMRVHTKSGHAASASAGKLNRT encoded by the exons ATGACAAAGCTTCAGATCATAAACACGTTTCTGACGGAGCGCCTGATGGCGGCGCTCAATGAAATCATGGACATGGTCGGCGGAACAGTCCTGCAGTATGAGAAAGAGCTGGACAGCGTACAGAAAGACAACGAGTACCTGAGACGAAGACTGAAGGAGACCGAGAATCTCATCGAGTCGAGCGGTATAATGTCCCTGCCTAGAAAATGTGCTGTCGGAGGCAGCG GTCCAGATGTCTCAAACCCTGCACCAGAATCAACTTCACAGCAGCTGAAGTGGACTTCTAGCTTTGAAACAGAAACAATGCCTACAGAGATCTATCAGAACCAGAACCAGGTACCCAATGACCAGTTCACCAGCACAAAGGTGGAAGAGTTCTCCAGCCATGCAGATCTGGTGACTGAATCAGACATCAGTTTGTCTTGTGCCCCAGACATCAGTTTACCTTGTCCCCCAGACATCAGTTTACCTTGTCCCCCAATAAGAAACAGACTGTCTGAAACAGATAGTGACTTTGAAACACTCACTTTAAAAGACTATCCTTGTGATGTTAAAACAGAGCCCACTGAAAGTCTCGAATCACAGTTGACCAATGCTAACACAGCTTACAGTCCGATACCTCATTGCACTGCTCAGTTGTCAGCTACTAATGATATTAGTCACAGGTCTGATCCTAATGTTTTCATACTATCAAATTCCAGAACTGATTTAGAATCACCTAACCAAATCAACAATTGCTCTAAGTCAAAACCTAGAACTTTTCAAATGTCCGTCAGTAAGATCAGCCCCAATGAGTTAAAAATGACTTGTCCAGAATCAGGCATAGCTCACATAAACTACAGCACCCCACATCAAAACACTGTCTCCGGATCAGCTAAGAGCAGTGCTCATGATGCTGTCAGTACCAATGGCCCACTCAATGTTTTAGTCAACCCCATATGTCATGCACCTTTCAGTAGGGAAATCAGGCTGGGAAGGGGAAGAGGCAGAGGAAGAGGGAAAGGTCCAGGAAGACACATATGCACCCAGTGTGGAAAACTGTTCCCTCATTATTCACGACTAAAGGTGCACATGCGCATTCATACAGGGGAGAAGCCGTATGCCTGTGCCCAGTGTGGAAAACGCTTCAACAATGACGGTACTCTGAGGAACCACAGCCGGGTGCATCTGCAGTTGCGTCTATACGACTGTCCAGTGTGTTCACGTAGTTTTAAGGATGCATACACCTGTCGAAATCACATGCGGGTACATACTAAGTCAGGCCATGCTGCTTCGGCCTCAGCGGGCAAATTAAACAGGACTTAA
- the LOC127450890 gene encoding uncharacterized protein LOC127450890 isoform X6, with product MTKLQIINTFLTERLMAALNEIMDMVGGTVLQYEKELDSVQKDNEYLRRRLKETENLIESSGPDVSNPAPESTSQQLKWTSSFETETMPTEIYQNQNQ from the exons ATGACAAAGCTTCAGATCATAAACACGTTTCTGACGGAGCGCCTGATGGCGGCGCTCAATGAAATCATGGACATGGTCGGCGGAACAGTCCTGCAGTATGAGAAAGAGCTGGACAGCGTACAGAAAGACAACGAGTACCTGAGACGAAGACTGAAGGAGACCGAGAATCTCATCGAGTCGAGCG GTCCAGATGTCTCAAACCCTGCACCAGAATCAACTTCACAGCAGCTGAAGTGGACTTCTAGCTTTGAAACAGAAACAATGCCTACAGAGATCTATCAGAACCAGAACCAG
- the LOC127450895 gene encoding uncharacterized protein LOC127450895 isoform X2: MEPKSTVQSRDLLQKAHFHGYPAPVQSYQPVSPGQPRWILSQNEEPESLEEIQQDQSQCEQHPHIKPELEYSANNYQESAANDNEDSQCADHTETSPVDNEMINCNFSTKVKAEFINSGLCSRDSERSTEDPYQSWSSHSPGLPLGTADLYRVHNSNQPTINTNEAPPTGSQHSGLSQDPHYFSYHNILCTNSSYCNSKCCEMQKRTIAKSSPVWRYFSLKEGDCSKAVCLMCKAIISRGRKEYTTSALLKHLRMKHGKC, encoded by the exons ATGGAGCCCAAGTCAACAGTACAGTCCAGAGACCTGTTGCAGAAAGCCCATTTCCATGGCTACCCAG CCCCTGTGCAGTCTTATCAGCCTGTCTCCCCTGGGCAGCCCAGATGGATACTCAGCCAGAATGAGGAACCAGAATCCCTTGAAGAGATCCAGCAGGACCAGAGCCAATGTGAACAACATCCGCACATAAAACCAGAACTTGAGTACTCTGCCAACAATTACCAAGAATCTGCAGCTAATGACAATGAGGACTCGCAGTGTGCCGATCACACTGAAACAAGTCCTGTTGATAATGAGATGATAAACTGTAATTTCTCAACCAAAGTCAAAGCTGAATTCATAAACTCTGGCTTGTGTTCACGCGATTCTGAAAGGAGCACTGAAGATCCATATCAGAGTTGGTCATCACATAGTCCAGGCCTGCCTTTAGGTACAGCGGACCTCTACAGAGTACATAACTCGAATCAGCCAACAATCAATACCAATGAAGCTCCGCCCACAGGATCCCAGCATAGTGGTTTATCTCAAGATCCTCATTACTTTTCATATCACAACATATTATGTACCAACAGTTCCTACTGTAACAGTAAATGCTGTGAAATGCAAAAGAGGACAATAGCCAAATCAAGCCCTGTATGGAGGTATTTCTCTCTGAAAGAGGGAGATTGTAGCAAAGCAGTGTGTCTTATGTGTAAAGCCATCATATCCCGTGGTCGGAAAGAGTACACAACATCTGCTCTTTTAAAGCACCTTCGCATGAAACATGGTAAATGTTGA
- the LOC127450890 gene encoding uncharacterized protein LOC127450890 isoform X5, which translates to MTKLQIINTFLTERLMAALNEIMDMVGGTVLQYEKELDSVQKDNEYLRRRLKETENLIESSGIMSLPRKCAVGGSGPDVSNPAPESTSQQLKWTSSFETETMPTEIYQNQNQ; encoded by the exons ATGACAAAGCTTCAGATCATAAACACGTTTCTGACGGAGCGCCTGATGGCGGCGCTCAATGAAATCATGGACATGGTCGGCGGAACAGTCCTGCAGTATGAGAAAGAGCTGGACAGCGTACAGAAAGACAACGAGTACCTGAGACGAAGACTGAAGGAGACCGAGAATCTCATCGAGTCGAGCGGTATAATGTCCCTGCCTAGAAAATGTGCTGTCGGAGGCAGCG GTCCAGATGTCTCAAACCCTGCACCAGAATCAACTTCACAGCAGCTGAAGTGGACTTCTAGCTTTGAAACAGAAACAATGCCTACAGAGATCTATCAGAACCAGAACCAG